One genomic segment of Erythrolamprus reginae isolate rEryReg1 chromosome 2, rEryReg1.hap1, whole genome shotgun sequence includes these proteins:
- the LOC139159668 gene encoding vomeronasal type-2 receptor 26-like has protein sequence MTTDPLLDLLSDGEANVPNYRCGREMNTVAVLEEAETGISIQISTMLGTYKVPQVNYNFASHILKDKTQFPFFYPMFPTEGVQYPGMVKLLLYFQWTLVGLFAPETDQGENFLRTMSSLMLRNGICAVIHQTFPLNVIDIRLSPKKYRKWRKVNVFVYSAQSSSFAIGMMIIEGIFENFRKPITEKVWITTAYWNLSFNLMLTLVSIKYFSSNFSFLIPKGKWINYDTFPDPYVLLDFLENSFTCTSTKDGISVKIGRRCKQKEELVALRKEEIDQILTVDSYFSYNTFWAVGRALISAYSSTSNRSRRKRAIKVNAFSSFPFQLHPFLQSSQFHNYSMDGVYLDDKGDLTADLDIVNWMVFPNSSVKRVKCGSLEKGASWDFKVLIDQKSIAHPFPPSRCVERCRPGFLKVAQEGRPICCYDCLPCAEGTISTTEDAEKCTRCPAHQYPNIKRDDCIPRIYTFLSYQENLGIVLASLALLLSLVTGLVLRIFIQFQETAIVKANNRDLSYVLLITLLLSFLISFLFIGQPSTVTCLLQQTAFSNIFTVAISTVLAKTVMVVLAFLATKPGNKMQRWLGKSLSNSIIISCSAVQIVLCICWLSTSPPFPDTDMHSQSAEIILQCNDGSVAMFYLALGYMGFLAVICFIVAFLARNLPGAFNEAKLITFSMMVFCSVWISFVPTYISTKGKYMVAVQIFSILASSAGLLCCIFTPKCYIIYLRPDLNTKEYLMSK, from the exons ATGACTACAGATCCTTTGCTAGATCTGCTTTCAGACGGGGAAGCCAATGTGCCCAACTACAGGTGTGGAAGGGAGATGAACACAGTGGCTGTTCTGGAAGAGGCTGAGACTGGCATCTCCATCCAGATTTCAACCATGTTGGGCACCTATAAAGTCCCTCAG GTCAATtacaattttgcttcccacatTCTAAAGGATAAAACtcaatttcctttcttttacccAATGTTCCCTACTGAAGGAGTGCAATACCCAGGGATGGTCAAATTGCTCCTCTATTTCCAGTGGACCTTGGTTGGTCTCTTTGCTCCAGAAACTGATCAAGGGGAGAACTTCTTGAGGACAATGTCTTCATTGATGTTAAGAAATGGCATTTGTGCAGTAATACATCAAACCTTTCCATTGAATGTGATTGATATACGTTTGTCACCAAAAAAATATCGCAAGTGGAGAAAAGTCAATGTTTTTGTTTATAGTGCACAGTCTAGTTCATTCGCTATTGGAATGATGATTATAGAAGGCATATTTGAAAACTTTCGGAAACCTATTACAGAAAAAGTCTGGATCACCACAGCTTATTGGAATCTGAGTTTTAATCTCATGCTTACTTTGGTTTCTATTAAATACTTCAGCAGCAATTTTTCCTTTCTGATACCAAAAGGGAAATGGATAAATTATGATACATTTCCCGACCCTTATGTATTGCttgactttttagaaaattccttTACATGTACGTCCACTAAGGATGGCATTTCGGTAAAAATCGGGAGACGGTGCAAACAGAAGGAAGAACTGGTGGCTCTGAGGAAAGAAGAGATCGATCAGATCCTGACTGTGGACAGCTACTTCAGCTACAATACCTTCTGGGCTGTGGGAAGAGCCTTAATTTCAGCTTACAGCTCCACATCAAACAGATCAAGGAGGAAAAGGGCTATAAAGGTAAATGCCTTT tcttcttttcctttccagctTCACCCATTCCTCCAAAGCTCTCAGTTTCACAATTATTCCATGGATGGGGTATATTTGGATGACAAAGGAGATCTGACAGCTGACCTGGACATTGTGAACTGGATGGTTTTCCCCAACAGTTCTGTCAAGAGAGTAAAATGTGGGAGTCTAGAAAAAGGGGCATCCTGGGATTTTAAAGTTCTCATTGACCAAAAGAGTATCGCCCAT CCCTTTCCCCCTTCCAGGTGTGTGGAAAGATGTCGCCCTGGATTCCTGAAGGTGGCTCAAGAAGGGAGGCCCATCTGCTGCTACGATTGTCTTCCTTGTGCAGAAGGAACCATCTCCACTACTGAAG ATGCTGAAAAATGCACCAGATGTCCAGCACATCAGTATCCAAACATCAAACGAGATGACTGTATACCTAGGATTTATACTTTCTTATCATATCAAGAAAATCTGGGGATTGTCCTAGCTTCCCTTgccttgcttctttctttggtAACAGGTTTAGTCTTGAGAATCTTCATTCAATTCCAAGAAACTGCCATAGTCAAAGCTAACAATCGTGATCTCTCCTATGTTCTACTTATTACCCTCCTGCTATCCTTCTTGATCTCATTCCTATTCATTGGCCAGCCAAGCACTGTTACATGCCTTCTCCAACAAACAGCATTCAGCAACATTTTCACAGTTGCTATTTCTACTGTCCTGGCCAAAACAGTCATGGTGGTGTTAGCATTCTTAGCCACAAAACCAGGGAATAAGATGCAGAGATGGCTAGGGAAGAGCCTGTCCAACTCCATCATCATCTcttgttctgctgtccaaattgtcctGTGCATCTGTTGGTTGAGcacctctcctccttttcctgatACCGACATGCATTCACAATCAgcagagatcatcctgcaatgtaaTGATGGCTCTGTTGCCATGTTCTACCTTGCCCTTGGCTACATGGGTTTTCTGGCTGTCATCTGCTTCATAGTGGCTTTTCTGGCCAGGAATCtacctggggccttcaatgaagccaagttgatcaccttcagcatgatggtcttctgcagtgtctggataTCCTTTGTACCCACTTACATAAGCACCAAAGGGAAGTACATGGTGGCCGTGCAGATTTTCTCTATCTTGGCTTCCAGCGCTGGTCTCCTATGCTGCATCTTCacccccaagtgctacattatttaTTTAAGACCAGATCTGAATACAAAAGAATATCTGAtgtcaaaataa